One Neodiprion pinetum isolate iyNeoPine1 chromosome 1, iyNeoPine1.2, whole genome shotgun sequence genomic window carries:
- the LOC124215401 gene encoding uncharacterized protein has translation MWTSAQYWPMLLLALFAMCYLWRTGAPFSWLSTRVLARASFEVDLTLPSSELRVSQRFVNKTARAKHTVRGPAKMNHRQPISRYMLRLYHRRPDADIVRALQPAHISWPLSNDGGRVLEFSVPITQPGEVLEAAELMGAAGMILRVHSADGLPWKDQVHRPRRDDAWRGFNVTDAVLGRIGDVLRLRVRGRVDGWHRGEGPILLLSYSKPKNRRPRSTVDEEQGDVTTTWKNDAARRRRRNACRKRSLYVDFSTISYDEWVVAPKGYDAYQCVGKCFYPLGDHLSPTKHAIVQTLVYAAFQAADEAKANVNSNNNNKPVGRACCVPTRLSATSLLYMDATGTLTYQYGYEDMVVAECGCR, from the coding sequence ATGTGGACGTCGGCACAGTACTGGCCGATGTTGCTTCTGGCCCTTTTCGCGATGTGTTACCTTTGGAGAACGGGAGCACCATTTTCCTGGTTGTCCACCAGAGTGCTGGCACGAGCCTCCTTCGAAGTCGATCTCACCTTACCGTCATCCGAACTCAGGGTGTCTCAACGTTTTGTGAACAAGACCGCGAGAGCAAAGCACACCGTGAGAGGGCCCGCGAAGATGAATCATCGCCAACCGATCTCGAGATACATGTTGCGGCTCTACCATCGTCGGCCCGACGCTGACATCGTGCGAGCTCTTCAACCGGCTCACATCTCTTGGCCGTTGTCAAATGATGGTGGAAGAGTCCTCGAGTTCTCCGTGCCGATCACACAACCTGGGGAGGTTCTGGAAGCGGCCGAGCTTATGGGGGCCGCCGGAATGATTCTCCGTGTTCATTCGGCCGACGGATTGCCTTGGAAGGACCAAGTTCACCGGCCACGAAGAGACGATGCTTGGAGAGGATTCAATGTGACCGATGCGGTTCTCGGCCGAATCGGTGACGTACTGCGACTTCGGGTACGCGGTAGAGTTGATGGTTGGCATCGAGGCGAAGGACCGATCCTATTGCTCAGCTACAGCAAACCGAAGAACCGAAGACCGCGGTCGACCGTCGACGAGGAACAAGGGGACGTCACTACTACGTGGAAAAACGACGCCGCCCGACGCCGGCGTCGAAACGCTTGCCGCAAACGGTCTCTGTACGTTGACTTTTCCACAATATCGTACGACGAGTGGGTCGTTGCTCCGAAGGGCTACGACGCCTACCAGTGCGTCGGAAAGTGCTTTTACCCACTAGGTGACCATCTCAGTCCTACGAAACACGCGATCGTCCAAACCCTCGTTTACGCCGCGTTTCAGGCCGCCGATGAAGCCAAAGCCAACGTCAATtctaacaacaacaataaaccCGTCGGAAGAGCGTGCTGTGTGCCAACCAGGCTCAGTGCAACCAGTCTGCTTTACATGGATGCCACGGGAACCCTGACTTACCAGTATGGATACGAAGACATGGTGGTGGCAGAGTGTGGCTGCAGATAA
- the Mtp gene encoding microsomal triacylglycerol transfer protein — translation MVRSGKPVAITVTLVYLLALFGSYCRMAPAVAGAARGWTLGSGLKYKLTTTLLFKEAGPPRAGGDVGFQLTGELAVTAVWKDPNDADTLLLRVELLSPQLWIKSRKAPEPEGFIEHSSRLDDISKGPALVLWQKGELGTLYLDPSDEASTANLKRGLVSLFQYRTLDGDYLEHDASGLCNVTYLSGGPHRLMKEKTFCADNSLPPKKQHSSPVFGVKVESLRRAEYDLISGLLPKSILNEERHEMSLATKPEASTAVSSQQLLELVPGKLEATPVIAETVKDAIVLLEPSFRESSISLQLEPPTCPDAGCVTLGQVLDQNRAALAESALGSTKSALAFLKLLPLVREASIDDLAKVLKSPRYREIKAQLLDVVGSAATPTTHKAAMKSLRQDEIGDDTERYLWALSMAPVPHPDVVKDVLRRSEETQQNERLAETLALTAAALARQEGSPAIIENARVSLETGLDTCTGEECKLRFLRALRNLRSKAAIPTLLNYALNGTKATSVVAWRALGNLQREHINPEVRTAAKRVFYQLGGPRKDSSARTLALDIILETKPTKDELQGLVEYLANQDPAYEVRRYLSQRLDQLAEKDDDFAVNLKEAARAAAGKVNNYHVAAQKGLSTAFTRSFLESPGSNGSLVTIQEVHSGLLKRGIVDVVLETDAHTQQIFSLGLFAGGLGGFVSSSDNEVNGTPTEEEVATAGMEIALLGVGIRPFVFFSGQGELMGHVWSGTASTRTSAFQTLAALHHHKEMLPLASGFLTEIDAEGAISFDLAGQVQLSLWSRNAQSLVEMAAGVAVHGASRVRSKFVQSTAEFTLTVEPKLELSTDLDFSGPVSLCMRLTQPQSTARHHVYKIERIPGSRHKLRKTRRSRVSTPAKSYLLNRKNSEMCSKVFAS, via the exons ATGGTGCGCTCGGGAAAGCCGGTGGCCATCACCGTCACCCTGGTCTACCTCTTGGCACTCTTTG GTTCCTACTGTCGAATGGCTCCAG CGGTGGCTGGTGCGGCGAGAGGATGGACCCTGGGCAGTGGACTCAAATACAAACTCACTACTACGCTTCTTTTCAAAGAGGCCGGCCCTCCAAGGGCCGGAGGAGACGTCGGCTTTCAGCTTACCGGTGAACTCGCCGTGACCGCGGTGTGGAAGGACCCTAACGACGCGGACACCCTCCTGCTCAGAGTCGAG CTGCTGTCACCGCAGTTATGGATCAAGTCCCGTAAAGCACCAGAGCCGGAAGGTTTCATCGAACACTCCTCGAGGCTGGACGATATTTCGAAAGGACCGGCCCTCGTCCTATGGCAGAAGGGCGAACTGGGCACTCTGTATCTTGACCCATCGGACGAAGCGTCAACTGCAAACCTAAAACGAGGATTAGTCAGTCTTTTCCAATACCGGACTCTGGATGGCGATTACTTGGAGCACGATGCGTCGGGACTTTGCAATGTTACCTATCTATCCGGTGGACCGCACAGactgatgaaagaaaaaactttctGCGCGGACAATTCGCTGCCCCCGAAGAAACAGCACTCAAGTCCGGTCTTTGGGGTGAAAGTGGAGAGCCTTCGCAGAGCAGAGTACGATCTGATCTCGGGTCTTTTGCCTAAATCCATTCTCAACGAAGAAAGACACGAGATGAGCCTAGCAACTAAACCAGAAGCCAGCACTGCCGTCAGTTCGCAGCAACTTCTTGAGCTCGTCCCTGGGAAGTTGGAGGCAACACCAGTAATCGCCGAAACTGTCAAGGATGCCATTGTTCTACTAGAACCCAGCTTCAGAGAAAGTTCCATAAGCCTGCAATTGGAGCCTCCTACGTGCCCCGATGCCGGTTGCGTTACG CTGGGTCAAGTCCTCGATCAAAATCGTGCAGCACTCGCCGAATCGGCTCTGGGATCAACAAAATCTGCCCTAGCATTCCTTAAACTTTTACCCTTGGTGAGGGAAGCTTCGATCGACGACCTTGCCAAAGTTTTAAAGAGTCCTCGATACCGAGAAATAAAAGCTCAACTTTTGGACGTAGTAGGATCAGCGGCGACACCGACAACCCACAAGGCAGCTATGAAGTCTTTACGGCAAGACGAAATCGGCGATGATACTGAGAGATACTTGTGGGCGTTGTCCATGGCACCAGTGCCGCATCCAGACGTCGTCAAAGACGTATTGAGAAGATCAGAAGAGACACAGCAGAACGAGAGACTAGCGGAAACCCTGGCCCTGACCGCAGCCGCTTTAGCAAGACAGGAGGGCTCTCCGGCGATCATCGAGAATGCTAGGGTCAGTCTTGAAACCGGACTTGATACTTGCACCGGAGAGGAGTGCAAGCTTCGCTTCTTGAGGGCATTGAGAAACCTGCGGAGCAAAGCGGCCATTCCAACGCTCCTCAATTACGCCTTGAATGGCACCAAGGCGACGAGCGTTGTCGCTTGGCGAGCCCTGGGAAATCTGCAACGGGAACATATAAATCCGGAGGTAAGAACCGCGGCGAAAAGAGTTTTCTATCAGCTTGGAGGGCCTAGAAAAGACAGTAGCGCGAGGACTCTTGCTCTTGACATCATCCTCGAAACCAAACCGACAAAGGATGAACTTCAGGGTCTAGTTGAGTACCTGGCAAACCAGGACCCAGCCTACGAAGTGCGAAGGTACCTCAGCCAGCGCTTAGACCAGCTGGCTGAAAAGGACGACGACTTTGCGGTTAACTTGAAGGAGGCGGCGAGAGCTGCTGCTGGAAAAGTAAACAACTATCACGTTGCGGCTCAGAAAGGCTTAAGCACGGCGTTCACGAGGTCGTTCCTCGAATCACCGGGTAGCAACGGGTCTCTGGTTACCATTCAAGAAGTTCACTCAGGTCTCCTGAAGAGAGGTATCGTCGACGTCGTTCTGGAGACCGACGCTCATACCCAGCAGATCTTTTCCCTGGGACTATTCGCCGGTGGATTGGGCGGATTCGTTTCCTCGTCTGACAACGAAGTCAACGGTACCCCGACTGAAGAAGAAGTAGCAACAGCCGGCATGGAAATCGCACTTCTCGGAGTTGGAATACGCCCGTTTGTCTTCTTCTCTGGACAAGGCGAGCTCATGGGCCACGTTTGGTCAGGAACAGCGTCGACTCGGACATCAGCCTTTCAAACACTTGCAGCCCTACATCATCACAAGGAAATGTTGCCTCTGGCTTCCGGCTTCCTAACGGAAATCGACGCTGAGGGTGCCATCAGCTTCGATCTCGCTGGTCAAGTGCAGCTGAGTCTTTGGTCGAGGAACGCTCAGTCCTTGGTTGAAATGGCAGCTGGTGTTGCCGTCCACGGAGCCTCTAGGGTCCGCTCAAAATTCGTGCAAAGTACAGCGGAATTCACGCTGACTGTTGAGCCGAAACTCGAGCTCTCTACCGACCTTGACTTTTCGGGTCCAGTATCGTTGTGCATGAGACTCACACAGCCCCAGTCAACAGCCAGACATCACGTTTACAAGATTGAGAGGATACCCGGGAGCAGACATAAGTTGAGAAAGACGAGGAGGTCGAGGGTTTCGACCCCGGCAAAGTCGTACCTACTGAACAGAAAGAATAGCGAAATGTGCTCAAAAGTGTTCGCATCATAG
- the cutlet gene encoding chromosome transmission fidelity protein 18 homolog, translating to MADEFPDPDEEFDLVHEDEYEILREIEGKSCKKQLNFSQTSEVSTAKPTSQRIEVAPIPLDQSQSVNLPTQNGLDKPSTTSNKRTIEDLFGDLKDLIGDEDFQDVACCEPKVKKLCWDQEVEIIKKIVAGRKREADKWKPMNVNSNLPRDSKKDSISMRVPNWNFVAVTRCSDSQRLYIRVKSDSKSTVVKSRPASGLLSVSFSKLKAEAEEIMVNAAKKMSEASGNSELIPAAFGHELWVDKYRPHKYMELLSEEGVNRTFLRWLKLWDKIVFHRDPVRRRIMKTAPKFGDKKKSNTAVEGLDEKGFPVPRIVLLSGPPGLGKTTLAHLAAKHAGYNVIDVNASSDRGTKEFKAALYSATQMKAVMGKNPKPNCLVMDEVDGAPPASIDILLKFIHGKLEEDTDQLPKKKKKKEKKESTGCRRPIICICNDAYAPSLRALRQIALVIPVCGVSAGRLAGRLMEILHRQGLNADPSALVSLAEQSGCDVRACLGALQYMGGIKAGQKVSIAPKDVRRGIFDCWREILQVPRDKIGPMNIKERIQRILQVAYGGETDLLVRGVFHNYPEILFRDEGMETVAAALDWFQLYDVLNDTVMSQQTWNLMPYSNYAFVAWHFAFAGIQNPKLTYPTVENEVNQKLARTNAILRVTRQASGIDKMALVFDLAPLLTDLLTPSLRSVSYHLFSHAEKADLVRLVNVLLDLGLNLFQDKTPEGGYVYNLEPNLEEVGTFPNCRTRRSLTYAVKQILVREIEAARLKKYEVVATAISDSNIKAGASVKPPETQKNSDTPSTPTVPNHLVRLQPITTQVTPESHQYLDFFGRLVVKKSPQNQESTGGQNNSVSPGTRQALSRSDVWFKYKEGYSNAVRRKVRIRDLQ from the exons atggctGACGAGTTTCCAGACCCTGACGAGGAGTTCGATTTGGTTCACGAAGATGAGTACGAGATTTTGAGGGAAATCGAAG GAAAAAGTTGCAAGAAGCAGTTAAACTTTTCCCAGACCAGTGAAGTCAGCACTGCGAAGCCAACGTCGCAAAGAATAGAAGTAGCACCAATTCCTCTTGATCAGTCACAAAGCGTAAATTTACCTACGCAAAATGGTCTTGATAAGCCGAGCACTACTAGCAATAAACGTACGATTgaagatttatttggagatctTAAGGACCTGATTGGAGATGAAGATTTTCAAGATG tTGCATGTTGTGAGCCCAAGGTGAAGAAACTTTGTTGGGATCAGGAAgtagaaatcataaaaaaaattgttgctgGCAGAAAACGGGAAGCTGATAAATGGAAGCCCATGAACGTAAATTCCAACCTTCCGAG AGATAGCAAAAAAGATTCAATTTCTATGAGAGTTCCAAATTGGAATTTTGTCGCCGTCACTCGATGTAGTGACAGTCAACGTCTTTACATAAGGGTGAAGAGTGATAGTAAATCTACTGTAGTCAAAAGTCGTCCAGCATCTGGCCTTTTGTCCGTTTCGTTCAGTAAGCTGAAGGCAGAAGCTGAAGAGATC ATGGTGAATGCTGCAAAGAAAATGAGTGAGGCATCTGGGAATTCAGAGTTGATTCCAGCCGCGTTTGGTCACGAATTATGGGTTGACAAATACCGTCCTCACAAATACATGGAACTTCTCTCGGAGGAGGGCGTAAATCGAACTTTCCTTCGCTGGTTAAAGTTGTGGGATAAAATCGTATTCCATCGTGACCCCGTCAGACGTAGAATAATGAAAACAGCGCCAAAATttggagataaaaaaaaaagtaacacaGCTGTCGAGGGCTTAGATGAGAAAGGGTTTCCAGTACCTAGAATAGTATTGCTGAGTGGGCCCCCTGGGTTGGGAAAAACTACTTTGGCACATTTGGCAGCTAAACACGCTGGATACAATGTTATTGATGTAAATGCAAGCTCAGACAGAGGCACCAAAGAGTTCAA GGCAGCACTCTACTCTGCGACACAAATGAAGGCTGTCATGGGGAAAAACCCTAAACCAAATTGTCTAGTCATGGATGAAGTAGACGGGGCCCCACCAGCGTCGATAGAtattcttttaaaattcattcatggCAAGCTTGAAGAGGATACTGATCAactaccaaaaaaaaagaaaaaaaaagaaaaaaaagaatcgacagGCTGTCGAAGGCCGATTATATGTATCTGCAATGATGCTTATGCTCCGTCTTTGAG GGCTCTCAGGCAAATCGCCCTGGTAATTCCAGTATGTGGTGTCAGTGCTGGACGATTGGCTGGTCGTTTGATGGAGATACTGCACAGGCAGGGACTAAATGCTGATCCTAGTGCCCTTGTGAGCTTAGCAGAGCAATCAGGGTGCGATGTAAGAGCTTGTCTTGGAGCGTTGCAGTACATGGGTGGAATTAAGGCTGGCCAGAAAGTATCTATCGCCCCAAAAGATGTTAGGCGAGGAATTTTCGATTGTTGGAGAGAGATATTGCAGGTGCCACGAGACAAAATTGGGCCAATGAATATTAAGGAGAGGATTCAAAGAATTCTACAAGTGGCATACGGCG gggAGACAGACCTCCTAGTACGAGGTGTGTTTCATAATTATCCTGAGATACTTTTTCGAGACGAAGGAATGGAGACCGTCGCCGCAGCTTTGGACTGGTTTCAGTTATACGATGTGTTAAACGACACTGTGATGTCTCAGCAGACCTGGAATCTGATGCCTTATTCAAACTACGCATTTGTTGCTTGGCATTTTGCTTTCGCTGGAATTCAGAATCCAAAGCTCACCTACCCTACTGTTGAAAATGAG GTGAACCAAAAGTTAGCTCGGACCAACGCCATTTTGAGGGTGACCCGGCAGGCTTCTGGCATTGATAAAATGGCCTTGGTCTTCGATTTGGCCCCGCTCCTCACAGATCTACTCACGCCGTCCTTAAGGTCCGTTTCTTACCACCTATTCTCTCACGCGGAGAAGGCCGATCTTGTCAGGCTCGTGAACGTTCTTTTGGACCTGGGGCTTAATCTGTTCCAGGACAAAACTCCGGAGGGTGGTTACGTCTACAATCTTGAACC gaACTTGGAAGAGGTTGGAACTTTTCCGAATTGTAGAACGCGGCGCAGTCTTACGTACGCTGTGAAACAGATTCTCGTTAGAGAAATCGAGGCTGCCCGTCTGAAGAAGTACGAGGTTGTCGCCACCGCGATATCGGACAGTAATATCAAGGCCGGAGCGTCTGTGAAACCACCGGAAACACAGAAAAATTCGGATACGCCGAGCACACCGACGGTACCAAATCATCTGGTAAGATTGCAGCCGATCACAACGCAGGTGACGCCGGAATCACAT